Part of the Bacteroides acidifaciens genome, TACTCCTACGGTGATAGCTGCGATTTTCAAACCTTTTTTCATTTGCTTCTATTTTAAGAGTCTGATTATATGCAAGGAACAAAATTAATAAAACTTTTTGATAATAAGGGGTAAAAGAGTTTTTTTTAGGGATTCTTATTTTTAAATTAGCAGAATCCAAAGTACGGGATTGTGTTAGGGACGGTTGAGGATAGAGAGTAGGGGATGATAACTTAATCTGTAAATATATTTGCGTGTAGCTCTCCAAAGTAGACAATGGCTTTCCAAGGCGTTGTAAGTGGGGGATTCGTTCCTCGGTGAGCAACGACCTTTTCCTCGGTGGGGAACGGGGCTTTCCTCGGTGAGGAACGATGTGTTGGTCGGTGAGGAAGAAAACGGTCGGTTTCCGTCTTTTTCATTTATATAGATTTATTACTTTCTCTTTTTCTTCAGTTCCTCTGCGATTCTCCATTGTAACGCAGCTTCCACTTCTTTTCCTGCTTTCAGCAAAGCGTCACCGAATAGTTCATGTGCACCGGCATGCTCCGGTTTCAGGCTTGTCGCTTTATCCAGGTCGGCAATGGCTCCTTCCGTATCTTCTGTTTTTAGTCGAAGCTTTCCCCGGTTATAAACAGCTTTGAAATTTGCCGGATGAAGATTTACAGCCGTATTGAAACAGTTCTCCGCATCAAAATATTCTTTGTTGTTAAAGAGCGTGATTCCTTTTCGTATCCAGGCATCCACGTAGTTCGGGTCGAGACTGAGCGCCTTGTCATAGTTGGCAAGGGCGGCACGTGCGTCGTGTGCCTGAGTGATACACTCATTTCCCATTAACAGATACTCATGTGCGTATTGGCGCAGACGTTCCTGCTGTTCCTTCATCTGTTCCTTGAGCTTTTTATTCTGTTCTTTCAAGGTGTTGATGACACCGAGTTTCCGGCGGATGAAGCGGCGCGGGACAGGTTTTTCTATATCATAGCGGGAATGAATAGCTCGGAAAAATTGTTCCAGACACTCTTCCATATCTCCTTTGTCGAAAGCACGTGCGGCTGCGGCATATTGTACATCTGCCTGTGCCTGTTTCAATGCCTTGTCAATGGCTTGTCGGTTATTGAAACGTCCTGCAAAGTTCACAATCTCGGGACGGACGAAAACATCTGCCCTGTTAATCGGCTTTTTGAGCTGGATACCATCCAGTGAAGTGCAACGGCTAAGTGCGACATACGCTTGTCCACCAGCAAATACTCCGCCTGTAAAGTCAATGACTACCCGGCTGAAAGTCAATCCCTGGCTCTTGTGAACAGTAATAGCCCAAGCCAACCGGATAGGATATTGCGTGAAACTACCCAGTACTTCTTCCTCAATCTCTTTCGTCTTTTCGTTGTAACGATAGCGGATATTGCGCCATGAATCCCGTTTCACGTCACATTCTTTTCCGTCATCAGTGATAACGTATATCGTTTCCTCTTCCTCATCAATGCCGGCAATGACACCAATCGTACCATTCACCCAACGACGGTCAAAGTCGTTCTTGATAAAGATAATCTGTGCACCGGGTTTTAATACAAGCTCTTGTGAGGTAGGTAGACTACTTTCGGGAAAGTCTCCTTCGATTACTCCTTCAAAAGTAATCGGTTCTCCCGGAAGTTCGGCCAGTTTCTTCTCATTGATT contains:
- a CDS encoding tetratricopeptide repeat protein encodes the protein MSVDTNNAEFQDALNLIQYTRQSVFLTGKAGTGKSTFLRYVCENTKKKHVVLAPTGIAAINAGGSTMHSFFKLPFYPLLPDDPNLSLQRGRIHEFFKYTKPHRKLLEQIELVIIDEISMVRADIIDAIDRILRVYSHNLREPFGGKQLLLVGDVFQLEPVVKNDEREILNRFYPTPYFFSARVFGQIDLVSIELQKVYRQTDPVFVGVLDHIRTNTAGAADLQLLNTRYGSQIEESEADMYITLATRRDTVDSINEKKLAELPGEPITFEGVIEGDFPESSLPTSQELVLKPGAQIIFIKNDFDRRWVNGTIGVIAGIDEEEETIYVITDDGKECDVKRDSWRNIRYRYNEKTKEIEEEVLGSFTQYPIRLAWAITVHKSQGLTFSRVVIDFTGGVFAGGQAYVALSRCTSLDGIQLKKPINRADVFVRPEIVNFAGRFNNRQAIDKALKQAQADVQYAAAARAFDKGDMEECLEQFFRAIHSRYDIEKPVPRRFIRRKLGVINTLKEQNKKLKEQMKEQQERLRQYAHEYLLMGNECITQAHDARAALANYDKALSLDPNYVDAWIRKGITLFNNKEYFDAENCFNTAVNLHPANFKAVYNRGKLRLKTEDTEGAIADLDKATSLKPEHAGAHELFGDALLKAGKEVEAALQWRIAEELKKKRK